CAGTTCCCCATACTCGTTGCTCCCAATGGCATGTCTGATCAGGTGTGTGGCTGCATTCTGGTCGGCAGCGTGGAGCCCTTTGGCTTTCCTCTGTAGCAGCAGGCTCTGCATGAGGCCCAGGTTGGTGGGTCTCTGGGCCAAGTCGGGCTTGTGCCGACCTGCCTCGTCCAGGTGCTCCACCACCAGCCTCACCACGACTTCATTGTCCAGCACATCCCACAGGCCATCGGAGGCCAGCACGAGGAACTTATCCTGGGGCCTCAGCCTGTGGTATGTGACCTCGGGCTCAGCAGTCAGGTAGGGTGGAGTGTAGTAGTGTGGGGGGGTGAACTGGTAAATGTTGAGTGCCTCGGTATTGAAGCCCCGCTCCAGGACACTGTGCTGCAGCTCTTTACTCCACTTTAGCTGGACGTCCCCAAAGGCCCTGCAGGGCATGAGGACACCCAGTAGCCTGTCATCCATGATGATCGTCCTGTCCTCCGACTTGGGGTGCTCCCTCTTTAGCCGTGACAGCTCAGCCTGGTTCCAGGCATTGTGGTCGCGGGTGAGGGGCAGACAAGACCACATCCCACTGTCCTCCTGAACACCAAGGATGGCCCGGCAGTCACCAGCATTTGCCACATGCAAGTGAACTCCATCGACATGGGCCATGCAAGCTGTTGCCCCAGAGAAAGCAACCTGGAGCGAAAGGTTCCTTGTCAGCTCATCTTCCAGGGGAGCCTGGATTTCCAGTGAGATGTCAGAATCCAGTCTCTGGAAGGAGTACGTTAACGCTTCCTCGATGCTCAGTCCCATTTCCATGTGCAGGTCAAGCAGCTCCTGCCAGTAGACGCGGAGGTGGTCAAGATGCACTGACGTGACATCCTTGTAGATACTGTCCCCTGGGTGCTTGTGCCACTGCAGGATGGGAAGTAGGGGCTTCATGCTTTCCATTGCTCCCTCCATCTGCTCCAGGGTCTGATGGGACATCAGTGACACTGCCACATAGTAGAAGAGCCTCTCGCTTACTGCCTGTGCACATGCGTGGCCACCATGGCCATCGAAGATGCCAAACATCAACCCGCTGGTCTGCAGGCAGGAGGCTACACCTCGCCGGTCCTCCACTGGGGAATTAGCGGCCAGCTGGTTGCTCTCAAATCGCAACACTGAATTTGGGACTCTGCTGTCAAGGTCAAGAATCTTGTAGGCTGACTCACCGGCTCGAAGCACTTCATTCACCTGCGCGGGACTTAGCTGCAAGTGGAAATCATCTTCTTCTGTAGATGTGTGTCTGTAAGCTTTCTGCAGAGCAAAGCTGCCACAAGGGGAACTGTCTTTCAGGGTGGCCGGCACCCGGGAAAAGAGCCTCCATTTTGATTTATTCCCGTTTGAGACACATCTTGAGTATAAACGTCTGCCCGCTTGTAATGTGGTGATGCTGTTCCTTGCAGAATTTAAGACCCAGTAAGACACAGTACTTGACATTCTGAAACTATCCCAGCAAATAAGTTCCTTCAGCAGAAGGGATTTTTTAAACACCTAAAAATTAAAGAgtttaaagttttaaatttaatttctaaaaaaaatactgatttgtGAAAACATTTAATTTACTAACATCTTGAACAAAAGTGGTTTAAGGTAAACTAAAAGAGTTGACCGAACTCAAAATAAGTAAGTCTTCTTATCTGTCCACCCCCCATTATAACACataaaaacattttagaaaatttggaaaacaggagttttttttttttaatatactctgCTGTTACAGAGCAACGGAGGGCTTCCCCACAGAGCTCACTCCTTCCTCTCAGCTGGCCCACTGGCCTTCTTTTTCTCCCCTTCCCAAATCCTTCCCTGCCCGGAGCCTAATGTCTAGCTCCCATGCTTGCACTCTCCCCAGCAGAATTTAAGTGTTTATTTAAGCACTTCTCCCCCACTAGTCTATAAACTTCCAGGAATCAAAAATTGTGGCTGCCTTACTCACCAGCAGCTCTCcggtgcccagccctgtgcctggctccaaaacaaaacacaaaaaaccccGTTGTGATCAAGTCAAtcagattcatagcgactctaccaggcagagtagaattgccccgtagagtttccaaggagcgcatggtggattcgaactgctgacctttgggttagcagctgtatctctcaaccactacaccaccagggtttcctgctggcacatagtaggccctaAAATACTGGCTAAATGTGGCATTTTCAGAGGTCCAACAGCACACAATGTACAGCACTAGCTGTTTAGCATCAGACACCCTACTTCACATGTCCAAGCTCCAATTGCCCATCAGTAGGGTAGGAATCACATTAGTCTCCTAAGGTTTTTTGAGGATTTAATAAAATACGATcctcctgcttaaaaaaaaagtaattatttttatcattagaTGTATACACCTCTAGTCATTCTGTGCCAACTTTTACGTAGTTGTAACCACAGTTTTGAGTCTACTTTTTCGTATTACATTTAATGGATGTGTAATAGCCCATTTCAGCAGAAACACAATTTACCTAACTATCCTCAATGGTGGGGGATTGGGAGGGCATTTCCGACGGCCAGCTATTCGTAAAACAACAAACTGCATTGCCTCATGCAGCAACCCTTTCCCTACTTAGATTTATCCTACTTACTTCTCAAAGGAGGAATCACTAGGTCAAAGGATACAGGCTCATATTGCCAAACTGATTTCCATATGGTTCACACCGCCTTCACAGGGCACGAAGGAACCAGTTTCCAAGCACCTTCACCAGCCTCGAGTGGTAATTTTCCTTAGACAAAAAAAGCTGCCCTATTATAATTAGCTTTTCTCGGGTGACCGGGGAAGAGACGCGTTGTCCACGCGTTTTCGGATTTCGTTAATGAATTCTGCCCACCCCCAGTCTATCTGCTGGAGCTCCCATATCGCGGAAGTGCCCCCTCCTTACCTCACCCCGCTGAACTCGGGGGCAGGAGCGGTCAGGCAGGAGGCGGAGAAAGCGCCTGGCCGACCCGGGCCCTGCAGAGAAGGCGGGCACCGGTGCTTGATCCAAAGTCGTCCGCCGCAGCCCGGAGCCAAACAATTTCgcgcccttaaaaaaataaaatgggccCAAGTTCAAGCCTCTGACCACAGCCGAACAGTTAAGAGGGAGGGCTCGGAAGTCCACCAAGCCAGGTCTCCCTCCAAACCGGCGCGGCCGCGTCCCAGCTGGGTGCCCTGTGGCGACTGAGTCggtgtctctgagcctcagctctcCGGCCTGTAAGAGGGGGAAACCCAGTCGAGACGCCGAGCTTACAGGGGTGCTCGAAGGGCTGAAGCAGCTAGTGCGGATGCGGGGTACGCAGACAAGGGTCTCTGGCTAGTCTTCGGGACCACGTGGTGCATGAGCGCGAGTGGGGCGACTGTGGCCCCAGCCCATCCCTCCCGGCCGTCGGCCCGCCCCCTCACCTTACCTCCGCTCACCGCCCCATCACCTGAGCCGGTGCAGCGGGCCAGGGAGGGCCAGGTGCGGGCAAGGCCGAGCGTGGGAGGAAGCGTCCAAACCCCGTTTCGTCCCCTTACCTACTTCAGAGCCCAGCACTCCTTTCACCAGCTTGCGCCGCCACCAGCAGATACGTCCGGTCAGCTCTGCGCCTGCGTACAGCCGCCGCAGTCGCTGCAGCCGCTCCGGCCTCGACTTCCCGAAGCGGCCCCTCCTCTGGACACGGCTCGAGAAGGAAGCGTCCTCCAGCCATCTCTGATTGGTCTATCTTCGGGGGCGGGCCCTTGACGGACAGCAAGACTATCCAATCACGGAGAAGGAGAGAGCTGGCCGAGAGGCTGGCCTAGGAGGGGTCAAGTCCGCCCTCCGGTTTTGAAGGGGAATAGGGTGAGAGCTAGGGTGAGAGCTAGGCTACCGGACCCTGCAGTCAGTCACGTGGTTGAGCGCCCTCCACGTGACCGATCCCACTTTGCAAACCCCAAACTGAGCGGCCTCTGCAATTCTTTATTGTTATTAGCATCCATCTCACTTGGTCCTTTCCTCCATGGCTTCCTCTCCACTTCTATTCTGACCACCGAAGCTTCCTTTCATTAGACCCCTCTCCACACCATTATTTTCAACCACCTAGATTCTCTGCAGCAttggtggtgaagtagttaagagctgggctgataaccaaaaagtcagcagttctaatccaccatctgctccttggaaaccctatggggcagttctactctgtcctgtaaggtcgctacgagtcggaatcaactggaggcAATGGGTAATAGTAATAGACTCTGTGGAGGCCCCATGGGTGCCTcaccagtggtgtcactagggttggtgtcacccagtgcagtaactcatagTGTCCTCCTTCCCCCCCTCACCCCGGGGGCAGGCCGGCCCTACCTCCAGCGATTCCCCCGCAGCTCCTCCCATCTCCCATTGGCCAAGGCAGAGACTTTCTTCTCCAAGCGCCTGTCCGCCAGAATCCTGACTGGCGGgtgagggtgggtgggtggtggtggtggtgagcgAATTACTGCTCTGGGTGACgtgtgacaccaaccctagcgaCGCCACCGCCTTGGCAGCCCCTCCCACTTCGGCCCCCGGTTGCCTGCCACTGCCAGGGACtctggggtcattttggtgtcaccccctctgacagtgtcaggggCTGTGGTCCGCACTCCCCCCACACACCTCCTTAGCGATGCCACTGCCTCTAATACGACTTGCCCCTGAACTTATCTTCCTGCCAGACCTGCTCTTTCTCACCTCCATACCCCAGTGATGGCCCCACCATCTGCCCACAGACCCACACCAGAAGCCTGGAGGTCATCTTGACACTACCTTCTCTTTCACCCCGCCTCCTATCAGTCATCTAATTCTGTCAGTTGGACATCCTAAATATCTCTCCAACCATCCATTTGCCTCTAGCTCCTCTGCCACTCTATCCCAAGCCCTTAACCTTATCTCCCTACCTCCGACTTTGACTTGGTCCCAGCCTTCTTCCTCTTACAGAGCAGCCAGAATGATGCTCTGAAGCCCTCCATGCTCTGAAGTCTTCATGGGCTCCCCACGGACCATTTGACCTTGAGCTGACAATTACATTGTCCTGGTCACTGACAGTTATGTTAGAATGGTTAGTGGTGGGTAGGTTGAGAATCAGAACACCAGATATTCTCTCAGTTCCTACTGGCCCTAAGATTTGCGGGATTCCAGTTGTCTCTCGTTtccttataaattattttaatagaaCTCTTCTAAGTGGTAAGTCAAGTAGAGTCCTTCCCTGGGGGCAAAGAAAGATAGGAGATAACCAAAAAAAGACCATTCACACTCCTGAGAATGTGGTCTTCTAGAAGGCAGATACACTGGGTTACCTAGGCAGCCTGGCCAGCTCTGGACCCAAGGACATGCCTGCCATAAAACTGCTCCTGTTGGACCTACCCGCGGTATATTTATACTGCCACTTACTCTTGGCCCTTTCTGGAATTTCTACCAGCCAGTCAGGATTTGTAATATCTGTTTTCCAGAACACTGAGGGGACTATTTCAGACCCAAACTAAAAACAACTCCAAGGGATTCTAAATAAGTATGTGCAAGAGAACTGGGAAGCATAATTTTTTTTGCACAGATAATTCATTTAGAGTCAGAAGGATTATCTATCAGGTCAAAgaccaaaacaaaatcaaaaacaaaaacaaaaacaacaacaaaaaaaccccaaaaaacaaacacattgccattgagtcaattctgactctgaaacccaactcataggaactctataggacagagttgaactgcctcatagggttcccaaggagtggctggtggatttgaactgccaatcttttggttagcagcctgcgctcttaaccattgtaccaccagggcttcaggtgAAAGCAGGATTTAATTACTCGATCTATAGGCCTACAGTATGTCAGGCCCTGGGCCCTGGGTATACAAAGATGGCTGCCCCAACCATTTTGCTAAGAAGAATTACATCTCTTGGCTGAGTCTGAAACTATAGGGTTTCTCTAAGTTATCACGCACGCTCCACTCCCAAAGTGAAAATACACATTTAAGGATTTTATGTTTCCTGGAACTTTTGTTCAAGGACTCAGACACCACATATATGAGCATATGATGGCCAGACCAAGTCCTCCATCCTATCCTCTGGGGCTGCCTTATCCCCAGACctcataagaaaagaaaagaaaagaaaagaaaaacaggtaaagaaCTGCCTCTTTTGAGAAAGGGAAAGCAGAAGCTCAGCTGGGATTTTCTGAGAATACATGCAAAAATATTCAGCCTCACTCAAAaccaagaaaatgcaaattaaaatgaggTATTTCTTAGTCAATAATCctggaaaatattaaaacatgATTAAATCCTGATGTTGGTGAGTGGGCACTGTCATCTTGGCAGGAGGGAGCATAAATTGAGGCTACCCAATGGGCATACCTTTGATCCACTAATTTCACTTCTCTCAGTTTATCCTGAACAGACAATCAAAGGTGGACATTCCAAATTTTGTACAATAAACATACAATACTCCATTTTGGCATAACTCTTGTAgtcagaagaaaaacagaaaaagaagaaagaagaactattttaaaaacagccagaagaatgaccaGGGTCCCTGTTAGGGCAGGGAGATGGATCTTGTAGATGATTTCTTAGCTGTATTGGTAAGACCTTCTATGGAATGTTAGGAAAGTTGGATTTGAGGATGCTCTTGGGTCAGgcccctacgtgtctgtcagtttgtcgtactgtgggggctttcgagttgctgtgatgctggaagctatgccaccagtattcagataccagcagggtcacccatggaggacaggtttcagctgagcttccagactaacacagactaggaagaaggacccggcagtctacttctgaaaagcgttagccagtgaaaaccttatgaatagcagcggaacattgtctgatatagtgctggaagatgagccctccgggttggaaggcactcaaaagatgactggggaagagctgcctccgcaaagtagagtcgacctcaatgacgtggatggagtaaagctttcgggacattcatttgctgtcgtggcacgactcaaaatgagaagaaacagctgcaaacatccactaataatcagaacgtggaatgtacaaagtatgaaactaggaaaattggaagtcatcaaaaatgagatggaacacataaacatcgatatcctaggcattagtgagctgaaatggactggtattggccattttgaatcggacaatcacatagtctactatgctgggaatggcaacttgaggaggaatggtgttgcattcatcgtcaaaaagagcatttcaagatctgctctgaagtacaacactgtcagtgataggataatatccatacgcctccaaggaagaccagttaatatgactattattcaaatttaagcaccaaccactagggccaaagatgaagaaatagaagatttttattagctgctgcagtctgaaattgatcaaacatgcaatcaagatgcattgataattactggtgattggaatgcaaaagttggaaacaaagaaggatcagtagttggaaaatattgccttggtgatagaaacaatgctggagatcgagtgatagaattttgcaagaccaatgacttcttcattgcaaacaccttttttcaccaacataaaaggcgactatacacatggaccttgccagatggaacacacagaaatcaaattgactacatctgtagaaaaagacgatggaaaagcttgatatcagtcagaacaaggctaggggctgactgtggaacagaccatcaattgctcatatgcaagttcaagctgaaactgcagaaaatcagagcaagtccacgagagcaaaaatatgaccttgagtacatcccactggaatttagagaccatctgaaggatagatttgatgcattggacactagcaactgaagaccagatgagttgtggaatgacatcaaggacatcatccacgaagaaagcaagagatcgctgaaaagacaggaaaggaagaaaagaccaagatggatgtcagaggagactctgaaacttgttctcgaacgtctagcagctaaagcaaaaggaagaattgatgaagtaaaagaacagaacagaagatttcaaaggacctgtctagaagacaaagtattataatgacatgggcaaagagccggagatggaaaaccaaatgcgaagaacacgctcagcgtttctcaagatgaaagaactgaagaaaaaattcaagcctcaagttgcaatagtgaaggattccatggggaaaatattaaacaatgcaggaagcatcaaaagaagatggaaggaatacacagagtcattataccaaaaagaattagtcgatgttcaaccatttcaagaggtggtatatgatcaggaaccgagggtactgaaggaagaagtccaagcttctctgaaggcattggtgaaaaacaaggctccaggaactgatagaatatcaattgagatgtttcaacaaacagatgcagcgctggaggtgctcactcgtctatgccaagaaatatggaagacagcttcctggccaactgactggaagagatccacatttatgcctattcccaaggaaggcgatccaactgaatgtggaaattatagaacaatatcattaatatcacatgcaagcaaaattctgctgaagatcattaaaaaatggctgcagcagtatattgataaagaattgccagaaattcaggccagtttcagaagagcatgtggaaccagggatatcattgctgatgtcagacggattctagctgaaagcagagaatagcagaaggatgtttacctgtgttttattgactatgcaaaggcattcgactgtgtggatcctaataaattatggataacattgtgaagaacaggaattccagaacacttaattgtgctcatgaggaacctgtacgtagatcaagaggcagttgtttggacagaacaaggggatactgattggtttagagtcaggaaaggtgtgcgtcagggttgtattctttcaccatacctattcaatctgtatgctgagcaaataatccgagaagctggactatacaaagaaagatggggcatcaggattggaggaagactttttaacaacctgcgttatgcagatgacacaaccttgcttgctgaaagtgaagaggacttgaagcacttactaatgaaaatcaaagaccacagccttcagtatggattgcacctcaacataaagaaaacaaaaatcctcacaactggaccaatgagcaacatcatgataaacagagaaaagattgaagttgtcaaggatttcattttacttgaatccacaatcaacagccatggaagcagcagtcaagaaatcaaaagactcattgcattgggtaaatctgctgcaaagggcctctctaaagtgttgaagagcaaagatgtcaccttgaagactaaggtgcacctgacccaagccatggtattttcaattccatcatatgcatgtgaaagctggacaatgaataaggaagaccaaagaagaattgatgccttttaattgtggtgttggcgaagaatatcgaatatatcatggactgccaagagaacgaaaaaatctgtcttagaaaaagtacaaccagaatgctccgtagaggcaaggatggcgagactgcatcttacatactttggacatgttgtcaggagggatgagtccctggagaaggacatcatgcctggcagggtacagggtcagcggaaaagaggaagaccctcaacgaggtggattgacacagtggctgcaactgggctcaagcataacaacgattgtaaggatggctctggactgggcggtgtttcgttctgttgtgcatagggccactatgagtaggaactgactctacggcccctaacaacaacagcttgggTCAGGAGGATATGATGTGCCAGCAGCTGGTTTCTATCTGTCAAATCCATAACATCTGGCCTGATATCTAGGAGAGTTTGTAAATAAGAAACATACAGATGTCTTTGTTCTTTGCCAATGAGCAGAAGAGTTTGCTCTCGTAGTAGTTCTGAGGGTCTTTACTCCCCTGTTGTTGCAAGTTTTTCTCAAGTCCTTTCAGACTCATGGCGAgtccaagtgtgcagagtagaactgctccatagggttttcagggctgtgaccttgcagaagcagGTCGTCAAGGTCTGTCtctcaaggctcctctgggtggtttcaagcCACTAACTTTTAGGtgagtagtccagcacttaaccttttATGCCACCCAGGACACTTCTGTCCCCTAGAATGTTGAAATAAACCCAGAAGAGCCTCCTTGCTGATCTGAGCACATCTATGCCCTAAGACAATTGTCCCAGGAACCTGCCCCATTCTAAACCAGGTGACTTAAGTTTACTACTTTCTAGCCAATTCCAGGCCTCTGCCACTCTAAAAAATTGGTATCTCTCTTGGAAACTGTGGGAGCTAGGGAGTCCCTCCAGGCCACTCCAGGAGAGGACTGGGTCCAAGTACCTGGGCACTTGGACGACTCTTTGTGGAGCGAGGTGGAATCAGGTGCCATGGGCTGCAGGAGCTGTGGGGGGGCGGGGAACAATGCCCCATACCCAGGGCCACAATGACTTCGCTGGACCTGAGCAGGGGTCCCCAGCACCTATCCGGATGACAAGTATGGGATTGGAAAGGCCCAGACAGAGCTGTTGGTCAGGACAGACTGTCACGTGGAAAAGCCAGACTACCACAAAGAAGAGAGGGTGTTcttatagtaataataatgatgatgatttaTTTATGCACTTCTCCTCCTCTGCCTCCCCTTTTCTCTTATTTCCCCTTGTGCAAGCCAGTTTGCATGCAGAGAAAACTTTAGTAGGACACACTGCCAGCAGTTAACAATGCTTATCACTGGGTCATGAAGCTTTGTAGGAACTTTCACATTCTTCGCCTTTCCAtttatatacttatttatttatttaacatgctgcaaaagacctctttaaagagttaaaaagcaaagatgtcatcttgaagactaatgtgcgccagacccaagccatggcgttttcaatcgtacaaaagctggacaatgaataagaaagactgaggaagaattgacacctttgaattgtgttgatgaaaaatattgagtataccatggactgccgaaagaatgaacaaatctcttagaagaagtacaatcagaatgctccttagaagcaaggatggtgagaccatgtctcacttactttggacatgttatcaggagggatcagtccctggagaaggacataatgcttgctaaagtacaaggtcagcgaaaatgaggaagaccctcaatgagatggattgattgacacagtggctacaacaatgggttcgagcataacaatgattgtgaagatggtgctggactgggcagagttttgttctgttacacagagggttgctatgagccggaactgactctacagcacctaacaacaacacagataaacaaagagccctggtggtgcaatggttaagtgctctggtgctaaccgaaaggttggcagttcgaacccacccagccactccatgggagaaaaacctggtgatctgctcctgtaaacattacagcctaaaaaaccatatggtgtagttctactctcacatgggttgctatgaattggagtcgactccacagcacccaacaacagcaacaatatacacatacacataggaGTGCGAGGGAAGAAAGCACAACCCAGCCCAATGTTCTGGGACAAGGGAGGTAGCTGGGAAGAGGGCAGGTCTCACTCCCAGGCACTGGGGGTGGGGACTAGAGAGGGAGTGCTTTTTTGGATCTGAAATCAGGGAAGCATCCTCTAACAAGATATAAAATACCCTTTGGAGAAAGATCTGAAGGAAGCGAGGGAGTGAGCCCAGATAGTATTTGGGAAAGAGCAttccagggagagaaaacagcagGGGCAAAGGTCCTGGCCTTGTGGGTAAGGGAAGGGCTTGAATTTTATGTCCAGGGCTGCTTGTCCCTTCTCCAACTCTTAGGCCAGGGATAGGAAGGACTTGAGAGCGTATCTCACCCGTGCTTTCTAAAGTGCATTCATAGGACACAAGTCCACAAGATGTTCAGAGAAACAGAGACCACATTTCTACTACCCACCTCTGGAAAAGATCTACAAATGGCCGAGACTCTGAAAAATCTTGCAGTTAAATGAATTCATTCAACTTTATTGCAGCAATTCCAAACATCTCATCATGAACCTCTTTTTTGCGTAAAATCTAGTCCCAACTGGCAGAGCCCACATACTCTGTGAGACACCCATATACCCATTCTTTGCAGAGGAAAATAAAGTCTGGAAACCTGAACTGACTTCCTTCagcttccccaaggtcacacttCAAGCTTGTGGCTGAAACGGGCCCTGATCCTGTCCTCTGGACCCTCAAGCAGACCAGTCTTCTGGAAGCTTATTACATTAATAGCCTGAGGGGCCAGTCTGGGTATCTCCAAGGCCAGAGGGAGCTCACGTGCACTCCTCCTGGGAAAACAGTTACCTCTCTCCCCTCTGTGTGCTGTGAATTTGTTTAGCTATCTCTAGGTAAAGGCTATAATTTAAGGAGGGCCTTcagatcgactcgatggcactgggtttggttttttttttttttcagcctccGTTGGTGCTAACAACAGTGTATGCTTGTTTCCTGAGGCTGGCCCCTGGATGAAAAATCAGGGCTAGTGTGTTTCAAAAACACTCATGAAAACCAAACCTACTCTAACTAGTCCATAGCAACTGTCAAGGCCCATAAGCCTCCACCTGAACAACCCACTTCTTGCAGAAGGCTGAACAGAAACAGAATTTGTGGActgggtatttttttctttcttgctgaggatcaggaaaggagccctggtggtacagtggttaaagcgttcggctgctaactgaaagataggtggtgaaaacccaccagctgctccatgggaaaaagatgtggcagtttcttccgtaaggattacagtcttggaaactctatggggcagttctactctgtcctatagggtcactatggtttAGAATGGGTTTTGGAGGACCAGGAAGGCATTGTGGCCTTGGGCTCATTTATGAAGTTCTAGGCCCCTGAGCATATTTTACACCTGCTTTTTCAAAAGACAAGAGCTTCTTCTGGCATTGGGCCCCCAGTAAAGGGGTTTAAGAGGCTGGACCACAGATCAGGCACACCTGAGAGCCCTAGCACAGTCATTGCCTGAGTATGTGACTTGGGCAAGGGACCTCAGCCAAATTTAGAGCCTCTGTTTCTCCGTCCGTTAAATGGGGGCAGTCATTTCCACATATGTGATGGGGCAGACTGCTTCCAGCTGTGTGGTGACTGAAGAATGGGAACAGGGGGGAGTAAATGAGGGGTGTTGGGGCAGAACTGTCCTCCTTTCCTCAGCTCCAGAGCTATTTCTGTCTGAAGAACTAGGACCCATCACTGTAATCAGGGCACCCCCATCCCCAGGCTGTGCTGGAGACTGGGTCAAATTTAATTCAGCTTTTTCTCACACCAGCTTTTAATTCCATGGAACTACCTCCAGGCCTTTGCCCTTGCTGTTCCCCTGCCTGGAATGCCTCCTTTTATCTTCCCTACCTTCGGGGAACAGTGGGCCACTGCCTCAGTCCTCTTTGTACACCCTTTCCCCCAGAACCTTAGTGCAGCTCAGTGGTACCAACCAGATGCCCGCTCCGCCCAGTGCAGGAGCACCTGAATGCCAGAGG
The Loxodonta africana isolate mLoxAfr1 chromosome 21, mLoxAfr1.hap2, whole genome shotgun sequence DNA segment above includes these coding regions:
- the PDP2 gene encoding pyruvate dehydrogenase [acetyl-transferring]-phosphatase 2, mitochondrial, whose amino-acid sequence is MSSTVSYWVLNSARNSITTLQAGRRLYSRCVSNGNKSKWRLFSRVPATLKDSSPCGSFALQKAYRHTSTEEDDFHLQLSPAQVNEVLRAGESAYKILDLDSRVPNSVLRFESNQLAANSPVEDRRGVASCLQTSGLMFGIFDGHGGHACAQAVSERLFYYVAVSLMSHQTLEQMEGAMESMKPLLPILQWHKHPGDSIYKDVTSVHLDHLRVYWQELLDLHMEMGLSIEEALTYSFQRLDSDISLEIQAPLEDELTRNLSLQVAFSGATACMAHVDGVHLHVANAGDCRAILGVQEDSGMWSCLPLTRDHNAWNQAELSRLKREHPKSEDRTIIMDDRLLGVLMPCRAFGDVQLKWSKELQHSVLERGFNTEALNIYQFTPPHYYTPPYLTAEPEVTYHRLRPQDKFLVLASDGLWDVLDNEVVVRLVVEHLDEAGRHKPDLAQRPTNLGLMQSLLLQRKAKGLHAADQNAATHLIRHAIGSNEYGELEQERLTAMLTLPDDLARMYRDDITVTVVYFNSDSIDTYYKGG